A single Ziziphus jujuba cultivar Dongzao chromosome 11, ASM3175591v1 DNA region contains:
- the LOC107426877 gene encoding acyl-CoA-binding domain-containing protein 6 isoform X4: MFGFSRRRMKLGRLKVQLSDSAHGTRSPIRQPKRNGSSNNECAAHANSHSDELDCQCSSAAPEISNSSIGSSENWMVLSISGDKPTPRFNHAAAVIGNKMIVVGGESGNGLLDDVQVLNFDRFTWTTASSKLYLSPSTLPLKIPACKGHTLVSWGKKALLIGGKTEPGSDRVSVWAFDTETECWSLVEAKGDIPVARSGHTVVRASSVLILFGGEDAKRRKLNDLHMFDLKSLTWLPLHCTGTGPSPRSNHAAALYDDKTLYIFGGASKSRTLNDLYSLDFETMIWSRIKVKGFHPSPRAGCCGILCGTKWYISGGGSRKKRHAETVAFDILKVEWSVAVASLPSSITTNKGFSLVLVQHKEKDFLVAFGGFKKEPSNQVEVLSMEKNESSISRRSFPSKGPGDLMFEKRSSATGLASQLSNISSHRSVDSVARQNLASAIEHGSGRKSMSESSIVEPNPVSGNVSLQKQFHYDEEYNTTIKMAKGSDEESLFSQATEHKINQSDMGIQTSTIGGALSAPSSMYQFYETKMAGLIRKNGILEGQLAAAVASREAAEKNLSTALKSRQEMEKKLTDTMKEMEMLKEKLAGLELAQEEANNLSNIVHSDNVRLEHDVAFLKAVLDDTQKELHSTRGVLAGERARAFQLQVEVFHLKQRLQSMENRAPTPRKPFHV, from the exons atgttcggGTTTTCTCGCAGACGCATGAAGCTTGGACG ATTGAAGGTCCAGCTTTCAGACTCTGCTCATGGAACAAGAAGCCCTATAAGACAACCAAAACGAAATGGCAGCTCAAAT AATGAGTGTGCTGCACATGCTAATAGTCACTCCGATGAACTTGATTGCCAATGCTCGTCTGCCGCACCCGAGATTAGTAATTCTTCGATTGGTAGCTCTGAGAATTGGATGGTGTTGTCTATTTCTGGAGATAAACCCACACCTCGTTTCAAT CACGCAGCAGCTGTAATTGGGAACAAGATGATAGTGGTGGGTGGTGAATCTGGAAATGGATTGCTAGATGATGTGCAG GTGCTTAACTTTGATAGATTTACCTGGACCACAGCTTCATCAAAACTTTACTTGTCTCCAAGCACCTTGCCACTGAAGATCCCTGCATGCAAGGGCCATACTCTG GTTTCTTGGGGTAAAAAGGCACTCCTTATTGGGGGTAAAACAGAACCTGGAAGTGACAGGGTATCAG TATGGGCATTTGACACGGAGACAGAGTGCTGGTCGCTTGTGGAAGCTAAAGGAGACATACCG GTTGCTCGTAGTGGTCACACTGTAGTGAGGGCAAGCTCGGTCTTGATCTTATTTGGGGGTGAAGATGCTAAGAGGAGGAAACTAAATGATCTACATATGTTTGATCTTAAATCTTTGACATGGCTTCCTCTTCATTGCAC AGGAACAGGACCATCTCCTAGATCCAACCATGCGGCAGCTCTTTATGATGATAAAACTCTTTATATATTTGGAGGAGCATCAAAGTCCAGGACTTTGAACGACTTGTATTCACTTGACTTTGAAACC ATGATATGGTCAAGAATAAAGGTAAAAGGATTCCATCCATCACCTAGAGCTGGATGCTGTGGCATTCTATGTGGAACAAAATGGTATATTTCAGGGGGTGGAAGCAGGAAAAAAC GACATGCTGAGACTGTAGCATTTGATATCTTAAAAGTTGAGTGGTCAGTGGCCGTTGCATCGCTTCCATCTTCTATCACCACCAATAAG GGTTTCAGCCTAGTCCTTGTGCAGCACAAGGAAAAAGATTTTCTTGTTGCTTTTGGGGGATTTAAAAAGGAGCCATCAAATCAG GTTGAAGTACTGTCGATGGAAAAGAATGAATCATCCATAAGCCGACGATCGTTCCCTAGCAAAGGCCCTGGAGATTTGATGTTTGAAAAGCGCTCATCTGCCACAGGCTTGGCTAGTCAATTAAGTAACATTTCTTCCCATCGTTCAGTTGATTCAGTTGCAAGACAGAACCTAGCTTCTGCAATTGAACATGGTTCTGGAAGAAAGTCAATGTCCGAGTCCTCTATCGTTGAACCAAATCCTGTCTCTGGAAATGTCTCACTTCAGAAGCAATTTCATTATGATGAAGAATATAACACGACTATTAAGATGGCAAAAGGTTCAGATGAGGAAAGTTTGTTTTCACAG GCTACAgaacataaaataaatcaatctgATATGGGAATTCAGACGAGCACAATAGGAG GAGCATTATCTGCGCCTTCAAGCATGTACCAGTTCTATGAAACCAAAATGGCTGGGTTAATAAGAAAGAATGGAATATTGGAAGGACAGTTGGCAGCTGCAGTAGCAAGCAGAGAAGCTGCTGAGAAAAATTTATCAACTGCTCTTAAAAGCAGACAGGAGATGGAGAAAAAATTGACAGACACAatgaaggagatggagatgcttaagGAGAAGCTTGCTGGTTTGGAGCTAGCACAAGAAGAGGCTAACAACCTTTCAAATATAGTACACTCTGACAATGTAAGGCTTGAGCATGATGTGGCTTTCCTCAAGGCAGTTTTGGATGATACCCAGAAG GAGCTGCACTCAACCAGAGGAGTCCTTGCAGGAGAACGAGCAAGAGCTTTTCAACTACAG GTCGAAGTATTCCATCTCAAACAGAGGTTGCAATCTATGGAAAACCGAGCACCTACGCCACGAAAACCCTTTCATGTGTAG
- the LOC107426880 gene encoding anaphase-promoting complex subunit 7 has translation MEVPKDQIATLIENGLYNSAQMLGCFLVSSPSANAETSPHLKVESLVLLGDSLFREREYRRAIHTYKQALQYYKIAKQNSTTSRSSLSSNRSSSPNSFNISAINENEVKFKIASCHCAVSENRQALAEMEQISHKARNLQMNLLMGKLYRHSRNHRSAVTCYKECLRHCPYVIEAIIALAELGVNAKDIISLFPQTPIRSGRASYDYFDSSRWLQRYVEAQCCIALNDYKGGLELFTDLLQRFPNNIHLLLEIAKVEAIIGKNDEAIMNFEKARSIDPYVVTYMDEYAMLLKIKSDFSKLNKLVHDLLITDPTRPEVFVALSVLWERKDERGALSYAEKSIRIDERHIPAYIMKGNLLLAMKRAETAVISFRVAQELRPDIRSYQGLVHSYLALSKIKEALYAAREAMKAMPQSAKALKLVGDVHASNSGGREKAKKFYESALRLEPGYLGAALALAELHVIEGRNGDAVSLLERYLKDWADDSLHVKLAQVFAATNMLQEALSHYQAALRINPQNEAAKKGLERLEKQMKGVDPDAPEEDEENEVEDGDGDPEETELL, from the exons ATGGAGGTTCCTAAGGATCAAATTGCTACGCTTATAGAAAACGGCCTCTACAACTCAGCTCAAATgctt GGatgttttcttgtttcttcaCCCTCTGCTAATGCCGAAACCAGTCCCCACCTCAAAGTTGAAAGCTTG GTTCTTCTTGGTGATTCATTGTTTCGTGAGAGAGAGTATCGCCGAGCAATT CATACTTACAAGCAAGCATTGCAATATTACAAGATTGCCAAACAAAATTCGACAACTTCTAGGAGTTCGTTGTCATCAAATAGGTCTTCTTCCCCGAATTCTTTTAACATTTCAGCTATAAATGAGAATGAG GTGAAGTTCAAGATTGCTTCTTGTCATTGTGCAGTAAGTGAGAACAGACAAGCGCTTGCTGAG ATGGAGCAAATTTCACATAAAGCGAGAAATTTGCAGATGAATCTTTTAATGGGAAAGCTTTACCGACATTCTAGAAATCATCGTTCTGCTGTTACTTGTTATAAAGAATGTTTAAG GCATTGTCCTTATGTGATTGAGGCTATTATAGCTTTAGCAGAATTAGGAGTTAATGCCAAAGACATCATATCATTGTTTCCACAG ACTCCAATCAGGAGTGGGAGGGCTTCATATGATTATTTTGACTCAAGTCGATGGCTTCAA CGCTATGTTGAGGCCCAGTGTTGTATTGCTTTGAATGATTATAAAG GTGGTTTGGAGCTCTTTACAGATCTTTTACAACGTTTCCCTAATAATATACACTTGTTACTGGAGATTGCAAAG GTTGAAGCAATTATTGGAAAAAATGATGAGGCCATAATGAATTTTGAGAAG GCTCGGTCGATCGATCCATATGTTGTGACTTACATGGATGAGTATGCTATGCTTCTGAAGATAAAGTCTGATTTTTCAAAGCTGAACAAATTAGTGCATGATTTGCTGATTACTGATCCTACAAGGCCAGAAGTTTTTGTGGCTTTATCAGTGCTGTGGGAAAGGAAAGACGAGAGAGGAGCTTTGTCTTATGCTGAAAAG AGCATAAGGATAGATGAGAGGCACATACCAGCTTATATAATGAAG GGTAACCTGTTGTTGGCAATGAAGAGGGCAGAAACAGCTGTAATTTCTTTCAGGGTAGCCCAAGAATTGAGACCTGATATTCGTTCATATCAAG GTTTGGTTCATTCGTATTTGGCTCTCTCTAAAATCAAAGAAGCACTTTATGCTGCCAGGGAGGCAATGAAGGCCATGCCTCAATCAGCAAAGGCTCTCAAATTAGTAGGGGATGTACATGCAAGTAACTCTGGTGGCAGGGAGAAG GCAAAAAAGTTCTACGAGTCAGCCCTTAGGCTGGAACCTGGTTACCTTGGAGCTGCATTAGCTCTGGCTGAGCTCCATGTTATTGAAGGCCGAAATGGAGATGCTGTATCTTTGCTTGAGAGATATCTCAAGGACTGGGCTGATGATTCCCTTCATGTTAAACTAGCTCAAGTATTTGCTGCCACAAATATGCTGCAAGAGGCATTGTCACATTATCAAGCTGCATTGAG GATAAACCCTCAGAATGAAGCTGCAAAGAAGGGTTTAGAGCGTTTAGAGAAACAGATGAAG GGGGTAGATCCAGATGCACctgaagaagacgaagaaaaTGAGGTTGAAGATGGCGATGGAGACCCCGAGGAAACTGAACTCCTATAA
- the LOC107426877 gene encoding acyl-CoA-binding domain-containing protein 6 isoform X1: MFGFSRRRMKLGRLKVQLSDSAHGTRSPIRQPKRNGSSNNECAAHANSHSDELDCQCSSAAPEISNSSIGSSENWMVLSISGDKPTPRFNHAAAVIGNKMIVVGGESGNGLLDDVQVLNFDRFTWTTASSKLYLSPSTLPLKIPACKGHTLVSWGKKALLIGGKTEPGSDRVSVWAFDTETECWSLVEAKGDIPVARSGHTVVRASSVLILFGGEDAKRRKLNDLHMFDLKSLTWLPLHCTGTGPSPRSNHAAALYDDKTLYIFGGASKSRTLNDLYSLDFETMIWSRIKVKGFHPSPRAGCCGILCGTKWYISGGGSRKKRHAETVAFDILKVEWSVAVASLPSSITTNKGFSLVLVQHKEKDFLVAFGGFKKEPSNQVEVLSMEKNESSISRRSFPSKGPGDLMFEKRSSATGLASQLSNISSHRSVDSVARQNLASAIEHGSGRKSMSESSIVEPNPVSGNVSLQKQFHYDEEYNTTIKMAKGSDEESLFSQFQATEHKINQSDMGIQTSTIGGKLYGEDMNSAYESENSNPHNPGMGNILVDNSDSVFTENDCKSGALSAPSSMYQFYETKMAGLIRKNGILEGQLAAAVASREAAEKNLSTALKSRQEMEKKLTDTMKEMEMLKEKLAGLELAQEEANNLSNIVHSDNVRLEHDVAFLKAVLDDTQKELHSTRGVLAGERARAFQLQVEVFHLKQRLQSMENRAPTPRKPFHV, encoded by the exons atgttcggGTTTTCTCGCAGACGCATGAAGCTTGGACG ATTGAAGGTCCAGCTTTCAGACTCTGCTCATGGAACAAGAAGCCCTATAAGACAACCAAAACGAAATGGCAGCTCAAAT AATGAGTGTGCTGCACATGCTAATAGTCACTCCGATGAACTTGATTGCCAATGCTCGTCTGCCGCACCCGAGATTAGTAATTCTTCGATTGGTAGCTCTGAGAATTGGATGGTGTTGTCTATTTCTGGAGATAAACCCACACCTCGTTTCAAT CACGCAGCAGCTGTAATTGGGAACAAGATGATAGTGGTGGGTGGTGAATCTGGAAATGGATTGCTAGATGATGTGCAG GTGCTTAACTTTGATAGATTTACCTGGACCACAGCTTCATCAAAACTTTACTTGTCTCCAAGCACCTTGCCACTGAAGATCCCTGCATGCAAGGGCCATACTCTG GTTTCTTGGGGTAAAAAGGCACTCCTTATTGGGGGTAAAACAGAACCTGGAAGTGACAGGGTATCAG TATGGGCATTTGACACGGAGACAGAGTGCTGGTCGCTTGTGGAAGCTAAAGGAGACATACCG GTTGCTCGTAGTGGTCACACTGTAGTGAGGGCAAGCTCGGTCTTGATCTTATTTGGGGGTGAAGATGCTAAGAGGAGGAAACTAAATGATCTACATATGTTTGATCTTAAATCTTTGACATGGCTTCCTCTTCATTGCAC AGGAACAGGACCATCTCCTAGATCCAACCATGCGGCAGCTCTTTATGATGATAAAACTCTTTATATATTTGGAGGAGCATCAAAGTCCAGGACTTTGAACGACTTGTATTCACTTGACTTTGAAACC ATGATATGGTCAAGAATAAAGGTAAAAGGATTCCATCCATCACCTAGAGCTGGATGCTGTGGCATTCTATGTGGAACAAAATGGTATATTTCAGGGGGTGGAAGCAGGAAAAAAC GACATGCTGAGACTGTAGCATTTGATATCTTAAAAGTTGAGTGGTCAGTGGCCGTTGCATCGCTTCCATCTTCTATCACCACCAATAAG GGTTTCAGCCTAGTCCTTGTGCAGCACAAGGAAAAAGATTTTCTTGTTGCTTTTGGGGGATTTAAAAAGGAGCCATCAAATCAG GTTGAAGTACTGTCGATGGAAAAGAATGAATCATCCATAAGCCGACGATCGTTCCCTAGCAAAGGCCCTGGAGATTTGATGTTTGAAAAGCGCTCATCTGCCACAGGCTTGGCTAGTCAATTAAGTAACATTTCTTCCCATCGTTCAGTTGATTCAGTTGCAAGACAGAACCTAGCTTCTGCAATTGAACATGGTTCTGGAAGAAAGTCAATGTCCGAGTCCTCTATCGTTGAACCAAATCCTGTCTCTGGAAATGTCTCACTTCAGAAGCAATTTCATTATGATGAAGAATATAACACGACTATTAAGATGGCAAAAGGTTCAGATGAGGAAAGTTTGTTTTCACAG TTTCAGGCTACAgaacataaaataaatcaatctgATATGGGAATTCAGACGAGCACAATAGGAGGTAAACTTTACGGGGAGGACATGAATTCTGCATATGAGTCTGAAAATTCAAATCCCCATAACCCAGGAATGGGAAACATTCTGGTTGATAACAGTGACTCAGTATTTACTGAAAATGATTGTAAATCAGGAGCATTATCTGCGCCTTCAAGCATGTACCAGTTCTATGAAACCAAAATGGCTGGGTTAATAAGAAAGAATGGAATATTGGAAGGACAGTTGGCAGCTGCAGTAGCAAGCAGAGAAGCTGCTGAGAAAAATTTATCAACTGCTCTTAAAAGCAGACAGGAGATGGAGAAAAAATTGACAGACACAatgaaggagatggagatgcttaagGAGAAGCTTGCTGGTTTGGAGCTAGCACAAGAAGAGGCTAACAACCTTTCAAATATAGTACACTCTGACAATGTAAGGCTTGAGCATGATGTGGCTTTCCTCAAGGCAGTTTTGGATGATACCCAGAAG GAGCTGCACTCAACCAGAGGAGTCCTTGCAGGAGAACGAGCAAGAGCTTTTCAACTACAG GTCGAAGTATTCCATCTCAAACAGAGGTTGCAATCTATGGAAAACCGAGCACCTACGCCACGAAAACCCTTTCATGTGTAG
- the LOC125419457 gene encoding monothiol glutaredoxin-S2, with protein sequence MDRVTKMASERPVVIFSNSSCCMCHSIKTLFCDFGVNPAVYELDEIPRGRDIEQALSRLGCSPTVPAVFIGGELVGGANEVMSLHLKRSLIPMLKNVGALWV encoded by the coding sequence ATGGACAGAGTGACAAAGATGGCATCCGAGAGGCCCGTGGTGATCTTCAGCAATAGCAGTTGCTGCATGTGCCATTCCATCAAGACCCTTTTCTGTGACTTTGGAGTTAACCCTGCCGTTTATGAGCTTGATGAGATACCAAGAGGGAGGGACATCGAGCAGGCTCTCTCGAGGCTCGGTTGTAGTCCGACGGTGCCTGCGGTGTTTATCGGCGGTGAGCTTGTCGGTGGAGCCAATGAGGTGATGAGTCTTCACCTGAAACGCTCCTTGATCCCAATGCTTAAAAATGTTGGAGCTTTGTGGGTTTGA
- the LOC107426877 gene encoding acyl-CoA-binding domain-containing protein 6 isoform X2: MFGFSRRRMKLGRLKVQLSDSAHGTRSPIRQPKRNGSSNNECAAHANSHSDELDCQCSSAAPEISNSSIGSSENWMVLSISGDKPTPRFNHAAAVIGNKMIVVGGESGNGLLDDVQVLNFDRFTWTTASSKLYLSPSTLPLKIPACKGHTLVSWGKKALLIGGKTEPGSDRVSVWAFDTETECWSLVEAKGDIPVARSGHTVVRASSVLILFGGEDAKRRKLNDLHMFDLKSLTWLPLHCTGTGPSPRSNHAAALYDDKTLYIFGGASKSRTLNDLYSLDFETMIWSRIKVKGFHPSPRAGCCGILCGTKWYISGGGSRKKRHAETVAFDILKVEWSVAVASLPSSITTNKGFSLVLVQHKEKDFLVAFGGFKKEPSNQVEVLSMEKNESSISRRSFPSKGPGDLMFEKRSSATGLASQLSNISSHRSVDSVARQNLASAIEHGSGRKSMSESSIVEPNPVSGNVSLQKQFHYDEEYNTTIKMAKGSDEESLFSQATEHKINQSDMGIQTSTIGGKLYGEDMNSAYESENSNPHNPGMGNILVDNSDSVFTENDCKSGALSAPSSMYQFYETKMAGLIRKNGILEGQLAAAVASREAAEKNLSTALKSRQEMEKKLTDTMKEMEMLKEKLAGLELAQEEANNLSNIVHSDNVRLEHDVAFLKAVLDDTQKELHSTRGVLAGERARAFQLQVEVFHLKQRLQSMENRAPTPRKPFHV; the protein is encoded by the exons atgttcggGTTTTCTCGCAGACGCATGAAGCTTGGACG ATTGAAGGTCCAGCTTTCAGACTCTGCTCATGGAACAAGAAGCCCTATAAGACAACCAAAACGAAATGGCAGCTCAAAT AATGAGTGTGCTGCACATGCTAATAGTCACTCCGATGAACTTGATTGCCAATGCTCGTCTGCCGCACCCGAGATTAGTAATTCTTCGATTGGTAGCTCTGAGAATTGGATGGTGTTGTCTATTTCTGGAGATAAACCCACACCTCGTTTCAAT CACGCAGCAGCTGTAATTGGGAACAAGATGATAGTGGTGGGTGGTGAATCTGGAAATGGATTGCTAGATGATGTGCAG GTGCTTAACTTTGATAGATTTACCTGGACCACAGCTTCATCAAAACTTTACTTGTCTCCAAGCACCTTGCCACTGAAGATCCCTGCATGCAAGGGCCATACTCTG GTTTCTTGGGGTAAAAAGGCACTCCTTATTGGGGGTAAAACAGAACCTGGAAGTGACAGGGTATCAG TATGGGCATTTGACACGGAGACAGAGTGCTGGTCGCTTGTGGAAGCTAAAGGAGACATACCG GTTGCTCGTAGTGGTCACACTGTAGTGAGGGCAAGCTCGGTCTTGATCTTATTTGGGGGTGAAGATGCTAAGAGGAGGAAACTAAATGATCTACATATGTTTGATCTTAAATCTTTGACATGGCTTCCTCTTCATTGCAC AGGAACAGGACCATCTCCTAGATCCAACCATGCGGCAGCTCTTTATGATGATAAAACTCTTTATATATTTGGAGGAGCATCAAAGTCCAGGACTTTGAACGACTTGTATTCACTTGACTTTGAAACC ATGATATGGTCAAGAATAAAGGTAAAAGGATTCCATCCATCACCTAGAGCTGGATGCTGTGGCATTCTATGTGGAACAAAATGGTATATTTCAGGGGGTGGAAGCAGGAAAAAAC GACATGCTGAGACTGTAGCATTTGATATCTTAAAAGTTGAGTGGTCAGTGGCCGTTGCATCGCTTCCATCTTCTATCACCACCAATAAG GGTTTCAGCCTAGTCCTTGTGCAGCACAAGGAAAAAGATTTTCTTGTTGCTTTTGGGGGATTTAAAAAGGAGCCATCAAATCAG GTTGAAGTACTGTCGATGGAAAAGAATGAATCATCCATAAGCCGACGATCGTTCCCTAGCAAAGGCCCTGGAGATTTGATGTTTGAAAAGCGCTCATCTGCCACAGGCTTGGCTAGTCAATTAAGTAACATTTCTTCCCATCGTTCAGTTGATTCAGTTGCAAGACAGAACCTAGCTTCTGCAATTGAACATGGTTCTGGAAGAAAGTCAATGTCCGAGTCCTCTATCGTTGAACCAAATCCTGTCTCTGGAAATGTCTCACTTCAGAAGCAATTTCATTATGATGAAGAATATAACACGACTATTAAGATGGCAAAAGGTTCAGATGAGGAAAGTTTGTTTTCACAG GCTACAgaacataaaataaatcaatctgATATGGGAATTCAGACGAGCACAATAGGAGGTAAACTTTACGGGGAGGACATGAATTCTGCATATGAGTCTGAAAATTCAAATCCCCATAACCCAGGAATGGGAAACATTCTGGTTGATAACAGTGACTCAGTATTTACTGAAAATGATTGTAAATCAGGAGCATTATCTGCGCCTTCAAGCATGTACCAGTTCTATGAAACCAAAATGGCTGGGTTAATAAGAAAGAATGGAATATTGGAAGGACAGTTGGCAGCTGCAGTAGCAAGCAGAGAAGCTGCTGAGAAAAATTTATCAACTGCTCTTAAAAGCAGACAGGAGATGGAGAAAAAATTGACAGACACAatgaaggagatggagatgcttaagGAGAAGCTTGCTGGTTTGGAGCTAGCACAAGAAGAGGCTAACAACCTTTCAAATATAGTACACTCTGACAATGTAAGGCTTGAGCATGATGTGGCTTTCCTCAAGGCAGTTTTGGATGATACCCAGAAG GAGCTGCACTCAACCAGAGGAGTCCTTGCAGGAGAACGAGCAAGAGCTTTTCAACTACAG GTCGAAGTATTCCATCTCAAACAGAGGTTGCAATCTATGGAAAACCGAGCACCTACGCCACGAAAACCCTTTCATGTGTAG
- the LOC107426877 gene encoding acyl-CoA-binding domain-containing protein 6 isoform X3, with product MFGFSRRRMKLGRLKVQLSDSAHGTRSPIRQPKRNGSSNNECAAHANSHSDELDCQCSSAAPEISNSSIGSSENWMVLSISGDKPTPRFNHAAAVIGNKMIVVGGESGNGLLDDVQVLNFDRFTWTTASSKLYLSPSTLPLKIPACKGHTLVSWGKKALLIGGKTEPGSDRVSVWAFDTETECWSLVEAKGDIPVARSGHTVVRASSVLILFGGEDAKRRKLNDLHMFDLKSLTWLPLHCTGTGPSPRSNHAAALYDDKTLYIFGGASKSRTLNDLYSLDFETMIWSRIKVKGFHPSPRAGCCGILCGTKWYISGGGSRKKRHAETVAFDILKVEWSVAVASLPSSITTNKGFSLVLVQHKEKDFLVAFGGFKKEPSNQVEVLSMEKNESSISRRSFPSKGPGDLMFEKRSSATGLASQLSNISSHRSVDSVARQNLASAIEHGSGRKSMSESSIVEPNPVSGNVSLQKQFHYDEEYNTTIKMAKGSDEESLFSQFQATEHKINQSDMGIQTSTIGGALSAPSSMYQFYETKMAGLIRKNGILEGQLAAAVASREAAEKNLSTALKSRQEMEKKLTDTMKEMEMLKEKLAGLELAQEEANNLSNIVHSDNVRLEHDVAFLKAVLDDTQKELHSTRGVLAGERARAFQLQVEVFHLKQRLQSMENRAPTPRKPFHV from the exons atgttcggGTTTTCTCGCAGACGCATGAAGCTTGGACG ATTGAAGGTCCAGCTTTCAGACTCTGCTCATGGAACAAGAAGCCCTATAAGACAACCAAAACGAAATGGCAGCTCAAAT AATGAGTGTGCTGCACATGCTAATAGTCACTCCGATGAACTTGATTGCCAATGCTCGTCTGCCGCACCCGAGATTAGTAATTCTTCGATTGGTAGCTCTGAGAATTGGATGGTGTTGTCTATTTCTGGAGATAAACCCACACCTCGTTTCAAT CACGCAGCAGCTGTAATTGGGAACAAGATGATAGTGGTGGGTGGTGAATCTGGAAATGGATTGCTAGATGATGTGCAG GTGCTTAACTTTGATAGATTTACCTGGACCACAGCTTCATCAAAACTTTACTTGTCTCCAAGCACCTTGCCACTGAAGATCCCTGCATGCAAGGGCCATACTCTG GTTTCTTGGGGTAAAAAGGCACTCCTTATTGGGGGTAAAACAGAACCTGGAAGTGACAGGGTATCAG TATGGGCATTTGACACGGAGACAGAGTGCTGGTCGCTTGTGGAAGCTAAAGGAGACATACCG GTTGCTCGTAGTGGTCACACTGTAGTGAGGGCAAGCTCGGTCTTGATCTTATTTGGGGGTGAAGATGCTAAGAGGAGGAAACTAAATGATCTACATATGTTTGATCTTAAATCTTTGACATGGCTTCCTCTTCATTGCAC AGGAACAGGACCATCTCCTAGATCCAACCATGCGGCAGCTCTTTATGATGATAAAACTCTTTATATATTTGGAGGAGCATCAAAGTCCAGGACTTTGAACGACTTGTATTCACTTGACTTTGAAACC ATGATATGGTCAAGAATAAAGGTAAAAGGATTCCATCCATCACCTAGAGCTGGATGCTGTGGCATTCTATGTGGAACAAAATGGTATATTTCAGGGGGTGGAAGCAGGAAAAAAC GACATGCTGAGACTGTAGCATTTGATATCTTAAAAGTTGAGTGGTCAGTGGCCGTTGCATCGCTTCCATCTTCTATCACCACCAATAAG GGTTTCAGCCTAGTCCTTGTGCAGCACAAGGAAAAAGATTTTCTTGTTGCTTTTGGGGGATTTAAAAAGGAGCCATCAAATCAG GTTGAAGTACTGTCGATGGAAAAGAATGAATCATCCATAAGCCGACGATCGTTCCCTAGCAAAGGCCCTGGAGATTTGATGTTTGAAAAGCGCTCATCTGCCACAGGCTTGGCTAGTCAATTAAGTAACATTTCTTCCCATCGTTCAGTTGATTCAGTTGCAAGACAGAACCTAGCTTCTGCAATTGAACATGGTTCTGGAAGAAAGTCAATGTCCGAGTCCTCTATCGTTGAACCAAATCCTGTCTCTGGAAATGTCTCACTTCAGAAGCAATTTCATTATGATGAAGAATATAACACGACTATTAAGATGGCAAAAGGTTCAGATGAGGAAAGTTTGTTTTCACAG TTTCAGGCTACAgaacataaaataaatcaatctgATATGGGAATTCAGACGAGCACAATAGGAG GAGCATTATCTGCGCCTTCAAGCATGTACCAGTTCTATGAAACCAAAATGGCTGGGTTAATAAGAAAGAATGGAATATTGGAAGGACAGTTGGCAGCTGCAGTAGCAAGCAGAGAAGCTGCTGAGAAAAATTTATCAACTGCTCTTAAAAGCAGACAGGAGATGGAGAAAAAATTGACAGACACAatgaaggagatggagatgcttaagGAGAAGCTTGCTGGTTTGGAGCTAGCACAAGAAGAGGCTAACAACCTTTCAAATATAGTACACTCTGACAATGTAAGGCTTGAGCATGATGTGGCTTTCCTCAAGGCAGTTTTGGATGATACCCAGAAG GAGCTGCACTCAACCAGAGGAGTCCTTGCAGGAGAACGAGCAAGAGCTTTTCAACTACAG GTCGAAGTATTCCATCTCAAACAGAGGTTGCAATCTATGGAAAACCGAGCACCTACGCCACGAAAACCCTTTCATGTGTAG